The following DNA comes from Pontibacillus halophilus JSM 076056 = DSM 19796.
ATCCATCTCAACATGACGTATGCCGGAAGTTAACGGAAGTGAGTAATGGAGCAACGATGCGAACGCTAGAAAGTGAACATATTCTAACTGACATGTGGCAGAAGTATATGTTCATTACCGCATTCAGTGGGATTACGACTGCAAGTGATCTTGAGATTGGTAAAGTACGCGCGGAACCTTCGACGCTACAAGCAGCGAAGAAAGTGCTTCAAGAAATGAAACAGTTAGCTTTAGGATACGAAATTCCATTGACGGACAAGCACGTAGCAGCTGGTCTCTCTAAGATCGATACACTCCCAGCTGAAGCGACTTCTTCCATGCATCAAGACAAACGAAAAGGCCTCCCTTTAGAGGTCGACCATTTACACGGCGGTGCGCTTCGGCTAGCAGAGAACATCGGAATTTCCTTACCATCTATTGAAATGATTCATGCCTTAATTAAGCCGTATGAACGCGGGGACTAATTTATGAGAGGGCACCCCCCTCTCATTTAGTATCCTTCAACAGTTGACTTACCAACGCTAGGCCATCATCCTTTGGATAGATATCATAGATCATCTTCGCCAAGCGGACCGCATCTCCAAAGAAGAAGCGTTCATAGAGTGTTTGCCTCGTTCCAAATGGGCTCATGCATATATCCCATGCTAAGCGAAACAAACGAACCTTCTCTTTCCCATCAGCAACATCTGTTTGCAAATAATACGATAGCTTCTCCCC
Coding sequences within:
- a CDS encoding ketopantoate reductase family protein, translating into MNITILGAGALGAYFGARWQEAGAHVQFLVRPGRARQLRTYGMHVVSVHGDVTIKDPTIVEKTENLDETDLVVVGVKGYHLQGALPTLKTLVEGGAKVLPLLNGIEHLYTLQKELGEENVLGGLSYIIATLDDRGHVVHTSDLHDIHFGPLHPSQHDVCRKLTEVSNGATMRTLESEHILTDMWQKYMFITAFSGITTASDLEIGKVRAEPSTLQAAKKVLQEMKQLALGYEIPLTDKHVAAGLSKIDTLPAEATSSMHQDKRKGLPLEVDHLHGGALRLAENIGISLPSIEMIHALIKPYERGD